The following coding sequences are from one Nymphalis io chromosome 17, ilAglIoxx1.1, whole genome shotgun sequence window:
- the LOC126774764 gene encoding ufm1-specific protease 1, with translation MSTQLATNVHEGLHLNFSKNCYLVCGNYEYYHYLCDGFDDRGWGCGYRTLQTICSWMKLNFNNSVEVPSIKNVQNILVEMQDKPQSFLNSRQWIGSFEVCLVIDKLFDVPSKILHVNKGDNLENIIDNLKNHFEKFGSPIMMGGDVDCSSKGIMGVHVNGVDSSLLVVDPHYVGKEPSNDFLQNKGWVKWQPIKEFLSMSFYNLCLPQAYAKCKKI, from the exons ATGTCAACTCAACTTGCAACAAATGTTCACGAAGGTCTTCACCTAAATTTttctaaaaattgttatttagtttgcgggaattatgaatattatcacTATTTATGTGATGGTTTCGACGACAGG gGCTGGGGATGTGGATATCGAACATTACAAACCATATGTTCCTGGatgaaacttaattttaataattctgtcGAAGTGCCGAGCATTAAAAATGTTCAGAATATTTTAGTTGAAATGCAAGATAAACCACAGTCTTTTTTAAATTCCAGGCAATGGATTGGCAGTTTTgag gtttgccttgtaatagataaattatttgatgTGCCGAGCAAAATACTTCATGTCAATAAGGGTGATAAtctagaaaatataattgacaATTTGAAAAACCATTTTGAAAAATTTGGTAGCCCCATTATGATGGGAGGTGATGTTGACTGTTCTTCAAAGGGCATAATGGGTGTGCACGTAAATGGTGTTGATTCTAGCTTATTAGTTGTG GATCCACATTATGTGGGTAAGGAGCCGTCAAATGATTTCTTACAAAACAAGGGCTGGGTAAAATGGCAACCAATAAAAGAATTTCTGAGTATGTCATTTTATAACTTATGTTTGCCACAAGCATACGCTAAATGTAAAAAGATATAA